The following coding sequences are from one Luteolibacter yonseiensis window:
- the recN gene encoding DNA repair protein RecN → MLTLLKIRNLALVDELVWELGSGLIGVTGETGAGKSVIVGALKLVLGERAEKSLIRTGEETCSVEAVFELKDASEVNAVLEDGGLEACDGEQLIIRRVIGQSANRQFVNDSPVTLALLKRLGEHLVDLHGPHDHQSLLSVERQLSMLDAYAGADAPVSSYREAYRAWREKAAELEEIRHAENASEQELDLLRYQLEEIDRAQLKPEDEHDLEDRWRRASNASRLVETAAAATAALNGDDGILERLTEVQRLVRDLEKLDPSIRERTASLETACLELQDLESNLADYAGELDIDPEEAATLEERVNVIETLKRKYGPSLADVLARRETAAARLDTIENRGEKLETLERELSVCRETLDAAGKTLGTVRKKAAPKLAKEISSQLKDLGFKQSSFEVPLKPLPEPGPHGLEGVEFQFGPNPGEPLLPLRQIASSGEISRVMLAVKSALADQDATPLMVFDEIDANVGGEVAKAVGRKMAALGTRHQVVAITHFPQVAAMSAHHFVVEKEVSGGRTRSRLYPVGGETRIQELVRMLGGGGEQARAMAASLLNP, encoded by the coding sequence ATGCTCACTCTTTTAAAAATCCGCAATCTGGCATTGGTCGATGAATTGGTCTGGGAACTCGGTTCGGGTCTCATCGGCGTGACCGGGGAAACTGGGGCTGGAAAGTCCGTAATCGTCGGGGCGCTGAAGCTGGTGCTGGGCGAACGGGCGGAGAAATCGCTGATCCGCACGGGCGAGGAAACCTGCTCGGTGGAGGCGGTTTTCGAGCTGAAAGACGCGTCGGAGGTGAATGCCGTGCTGGAGGACGGCGGGCTGGAGGCTTGCGATGGCGAACAACTCATCATCCGCCGGGTGATCGGACAATCGGCGAACCGCCAGTTCGTCAATGATTCACCGGTGACGCTGGCCCTGTTGAAACGGCTCGGCGAACACCTGGTGGACCTCCATGGGCCGCACGACCACCAGTCGCTGCTCTCGGTGGAGCGACAGCTTTCCATGTTGGACGCCTATGCCGGAGCGGATGCTCCGGTCTCCAGCTACCGCGAGGCTTACCGGGCGTGGCGGGAGAAAGCCGCGGAGCTTGAGGAAATCCGCCACGCGGAAAACGCGAGCGAGCAGGAACTCGACCTGCTGCGCTACCAACTTGAGGAAATCGACCGGGCACAGTTGAAACCTGAGGACGAACACGATCTGGAAGACCGCTGGCGCAGGGCGTCGAACGCGAGCAGGCTGGTGGAAACCGCCGCCGCCGCGACCGCCGCGCTGAATGGAGATGATGGGATTCTGGAGCGGCTCACCGAAGTCCAGCGGTTGGTGCGGGATCTGGAAAAACTGGATCCATCCATCCGCGAACGCACCGCATCTCTGGAAACCGCCTGCCTGGAATTGCAGGATCTTGAAAGCAATCTCGCGGACTACGCCGGCGAACTGGACATCGATCCCGAAGAAGCCGCGACTCTCGAGGAACGGGTAAATGTCATCGAAACGCTGAAGCGGAAATATGGACCGTCGCTCGCGGACGTGCTGGCGCGCCGTGAGACGGCGGCGGCGCGGTTGGATACGATCGAGAACCGCGGTGAAAAACTGGAGACATTGGAGCGGGAGCTGTCCGTTTGCCGGGAAACCCTTGATGCGGCGGGCAAAACCCTCGGCACGGTGCGGAAAAAAGCCGCGCCGAAGCTGGCGAAGGAGATTTCCTCGCAGTTGAAGGATCTCGGATTCAAGCAGTCTTCGTTTGAAGTTCCTTTGAAACCACTGCCGGAGCCGGGACCACATGGTCTGGAAGGCGTCGAGTTCCAGTTCGGGCCGAATCCGGGAGAACCGCTGCTGCCGCTCCGCCAGATCGCCTCGTCCGGGGAGATCAGCCGGGTGATGCTCGCGGTGAAGTCCGCGCTGGCGGATCAAGATGCGACACCGTTGATGGTTTTCGACGAAATCGACGCAAACGTCGGCGGCGAGGTGGCGAAGGCGGTGGGTCGCAAAATGGCAGCCCTCGGTACTCGTCACCAGGTGGTGGCAATCACCCACTTCCCACAGGTGGCGGCGATGTCCGCGCATCATTTCGTGGTGGAGAAGGAAGTCTCCGGCGGCCGGACCCGTTCACGGCTTTACCCGGTGGGAGGCGAGACACGCATTCAGGAACTCGTGCGGATGCTCGGCGGCGGAGGCGAACAGGCACGGGCGATGGCCGCATCACTACTGAATCCCTAG
- a CDS encoding ATP-dependent zinc protease family protein, protein MPRTFKCIPELVESPSKELAAALGLPWKGAGMPRLVIGRREWISLPELGVFPLNAKTDSGARSSSIHAENVILSPDEKSVRFTTRNHYSEVISCEAAVVRTASVRSSSGVAKKRIFIRTTAVLPGGFSWSIMVSLANRSEMRCPMLLGRRALSGYFLIDPQGAHLLGPRRELENSSTTESAARPGLEPR, encoded by the coding sequence ATGCCACGAACCTTCAAATGCATCCCCGAACTGGTCGAGTCGCCCTCCAAGGAGCTGGCGGCGGCGCTCGGACTGCCATGGAAAGGCGCGGGCATGCCACGGCTGGTGATCGGGCGGCGCGAGTGGATCTCGCTGCCGGAACTGGGGGTCTTTCCGCTGAATGCGAAGACAGACAGCGGCGCGCGGAGCTCCAGCATTCATGCGGAAAACGTCATCCTCTCCCCTGACGAGAAGAGCGTGAGGTTCACGACGAGGAACCATTACAGCGAGGTGATTTCCTGCGAGGCGGCGGTGGTGCGGACCGCCTCGGTGAGAAGTTCGTCCGGGGTGGCGAAAAAGCGGATTTTCATCCGGACGACGGCGGTTCTGCCGGGCGGATTCAGCTGGTCCATCATGGTCAGTCTGGCAAACAGGTCGGAAATGCGGTGTCCCATGCTGTTGGGCAGGCGCGCGTTGTCCGGGTATTTCCTGATCGATCCCCAAGGCGCGCACCTGTTGGGTCCGAGAAGGGAATTGGAAAATTCTTCGACCACGGAATCCGCCGCAAGACCGGGGTTGGAACCGAGGTAG
- a CDS encoding CYTH domain-containing protein — protein MPSEIERKFLVTADTWRDGSPGVRISQGYLSQDPERTVRVRIGGKNAWLTIKGQTQGITRAEYEYAIPVAEARELLEMCLPSVIDKTRHKVPHADHIWEIDVFHGANEGLIVAEVELADASISPILPPWVGAEVSDDSRYFNSCLAAEPFTTW, from the coding sequence ATGCCCTCGGAAATCGAACGCAAATTCCTCGTCACCGCAGACACCTGGCGTGACGGCTCGCCCGGCGTCAGGATTTCCCAAGGCTATCTTTCGCAGGATCCGGAGCGCACCGTCCGGGTCCGTATCGGCGGGAAAAACGCCTGGCTGACCATCAAGGGGCAGACGCAGGGGATCACCCGGGCGGAATACGAATATGCCATACCGGTGGCGGAGGCGCGGGAACTGCTGGAGATGTGCCTGCCCTCCGTGATCGACAAGACACGCCACAAGGTTCCCCATGCCGACCACATTTGGGAGATCGATGTCTTCCACGGCGCCAATGAAGGACTCATCGTCGCCGAGGTCGAGCTGGCGGATGCGTCCATCTCCCCGATCCTTCCACCGTGGGTGGGGGCCGAGGTTTCCGACGATTCCCGCTATTTCAATTCCTGCCTGGCGGCCGAACCGTTCACCACATGGTGA